The Ancylothrix sp. D3o genome segment GGAAAAATTGTCCAGTAAAATAAGACAAAAAGTTCTTTGTCTCTCTCGATCTAAATAATTCGGCCTAACAAAATTGACTATGTTATATGAGAAAGAGAAACAGGTAGCTATCAAAGCTGTACTAGAAGCAACAAAACTTTGTAAAAATATAGGTGACCAATCTGTTAAAAAATCGTTTAATAAATACGATCATAGTCCAGTCACACTAGCTGATTGGGGGGTGCAGGCTGTATGTTGCTCAGAATTGAAAAAAGCTTTTCCTAAAGATCCAGTTGTAGGCGAAGAAGATGCTACTAAATTGCGCGAACCGAATATGGCTAATTATTTAGCGCAGGTAACAAACTATGTAAAAGCGTTTATACCTGATGCTACACAAGAAGATGTACTCGCTTGGATTGATAAAGGAACAAGTGGAATCGGTTCTCGTTATTGGACGTTAGACCCTATTGATGGAACAAAAGGATTTTTGCGAGGCGATCAATATGCCATAGCTCTAGCTCTAATAGAAAAAGGGCAAGTGAAGGTTGGTGTTTTAGCTTGTCCAGCACTAGCCATTAATACAGCACAGTCTACACAAGGACAGGGCATTCTATTTGTAGCTGTGCGCGGTCAAGGTTCTACAGTCACTAGCCTTAATGGTGAGGAACTATACTCCATTCATATAAATCTATCTAATAATTTAATAAATTCACGTTATGTAGAGAGTGTTGAGGCAAAGCATAGCAACCACTTTTTACAGGCGGCAGTAGCGAGAGAGCTAGGAATTTCAAGTCCATCCTTACGAATCGATAGCCAAGTTAAATATGGTATGGTAGCGAGTGGATTAGCAGCTTTCTTTATACGCATTCCTACTTCCGAATTTTTAGATTATAAAGAAAACATTTGGGATCATGCCGCTGGTTCAATTATTGTTGAAGAAGCTGGGGGCTGTGTTACTGATATTTATGGACAACCTTTAAATTTTTCTGTGGGTAAAAAGCTCGCTTCAAATAAAGGTATTATTGCTAGCAATCCTACTATTCACAATAAAATAGTTTATAGTTTGCAACAAATCCAATCAATAAATTCTTCTACTTAAACTTTTAGAATTTTATTAGAATAATGAAAATTCAGAATCATACAAAATTTACCTTTGAATATTTTATTGTTTCTGGTTCCCAGACCCCGGGAGCCTATACTGCTAAAACAAAGCATATAGATGAAAGCCTGCTATCCGATACAGCTATTGTATTTACTGATGTAATACGCACCGCGACAACTCTTGTCGCGGCAGGAGCGGCAGGCTGTAAAGCAATTGAGTTAAAAGTCAAACCGAAAACGGAAGAGTACAACCTAACTCCTTCTGTCTTGCCAGATTTAAAATGGTTTTATGGAGGAGAAGAAAATGGTAATGCTATTTTTGGAGGTAATATTCGGAATTCACCATTATCCATTTATCCTTCCCAGCTAGAAGGTAACTGTTTACAATTTTTTTCTACCAATGGTGCTAGAGCTTTAGCAGCTATTACTCACAGTTCACCGCGCGCTGTATATATGATGTGTGAACCAAATGTTGAGGTAACTATGAAGGAATTAATCTCTAAATCTTATCAGCGTATTTCATTTGTTGGAGGTGGTCTCTATGATAGTGCGTGCGTAGAAGATAATTATTGTTGTGGCAGAGCAATTCAATATTTACTTGATAGTGGTTATTTTTATATAGAGCAAATTAATGATGAAGCTAGAATTATGCTCAATTTTGCTAAACCATATCTTAATAATTTAGACCTCTTAATTCAAACTATCTCTAACTCTTATTTAGGCAAACTGTTAGGTTATATAGACCGAAGCGAAGATATTGCCGCTTCTATTCGGGGAGACGGAGTGCAAGTAGAAGTTTGGAATAGAATGCAAAACACTATAATGCAACTCCAATGGTTCGGGAATGTTCCTCTATTCATTCCCCGTGTATTGTAACAGTATCAAGGTATCAAGAAGTTATCTTTTAAAGCAAACTTTGTAGAACAATGAATAAAAAGCAGCTAGTGATAACTGTTCCGTATGACGGGGTGACAACCGTCCTCAAAGCTTGGTAAAGAAAGACTTCCAGCATTTAGGATAAAGAGAGATTTCTACGTTAGCGATGTCTTATAAATCTAATCATTTGATAAATAGTGGCGCTTAGTGAGCCATAGTTGATTCAAGGGACGACAAGCGCCCCAGAAGGAAGATAAATCAAAAGCTCTTAGACAGGACTTACGCAAACTATAAGAAGAAACACCACCTGTAGGGGCAATCCCCCTTTGATTGCCCCCATATCTGGAGTCTCTGCGTAAGTCCTGTGCTATTGTAACAACCGGCCACCCCAAACAAAACTAAAAAACCCCCATACCGCCATTCGCCACCGGTTAAAACCGGCGTCTACAAGAAAAAAACCCCCTCCGGGGGTTAGAAAAGTTAACTATTTAGTCCGTAGGACTTCTTTCGTTTAGACGCCGGTTTTAACCGGCGACTTTCGTGTAGACGCTCTTCAACCGGCAACTAATGCCTATACAAAGAACGAGCCAACTCCAAAACTTCCTCTTGACGCGACTCTGACAACCGATTCACAATCAATAAAACTCGCTTTGAAATAGGTTTTTACCTTCCCAAAAACCTATAATACAAATAATCTCAAAAACCCATCCAGCAAAACAATGTTAAACAGCGTAGAAGGAATTTATAGAAACGGCAAAATAGAACTCCTCGAAACCCCCGCCGGCATTGAAGAAGCCAGAGTCATCGTCACTTTTCTGTCAACAAAAAAAATAGAATTAACCACACGCGGAATAGACGAAAAACAAGCCGCCGATCTACGCCACCGGCTGCAAACCATAGCCGAAGATTGGGAACATCCAGACATGGAGATTTATGACAACCTTTAATCGTGGCGATATCGTCTTAGTTTTATTTCCTAATTCTGACCTCCGTACAGCCAAACGCCGGCCTGCCTTAGTGGTGCAACGGGATCATCTTAACACCGGCATCCCACAAATAATAGTAGCAATGATTACCAGTAATCTCACACGGGCCGGCCACCCCAGCCGCATATTAATAACCCTAGCAACACCAGAAAGCCAGCAAACCGGCTTACTTACAGACTCAGTAATTATGATTGACAATCTTGTTACCCTACTAGAAAATGAAATAGACCGAAAAATAGGCATATTTTTAAATATGTCTACCGTCGATTCAGCACTCAGACATACGCTAGGATTATAACTTGGCCTCAACCCACATATACATCAAAATTCGGGGGTTTGTGATGTTTTTGAGACCGGCATTCGTCACCGGTTAAAGAGCGTCTACAAGAATAAGACCCCCAAGGGGTTAACCATTTAATTCTCTAGTCACCGGTTAAAACCGGCGACATTTAATCTTTTACCTTCACCCCTAAACCAAATCCTAAAGCATCCAAAAACTCAATCAAAGTATAGATTTCCTCTCCCCCACTCTCCGACAACAATTGATCAAGTTTCTCATAAAGCAATTTAGCTTTATCCGATAAATTATTCATCTGCAAATAAGCATCCACCACATCTTTCAAACCGGTCCTCAACAACTCAACTTCTCGACCTTCCTCTTCCAATTCCAACATCACCTCAAGGTAACTAGCTGCACTTTCCGAACTTTTGAGAGAAGAAATTAAATAATCGTGATAGCTTCTACTGGTTGGGACTTTGAGTTCTTTCATAATCTACCCAATATTTTTTAGCTTGTTTAATATCTTGATTTTGACTACTTTTATCACCGCCACAAAGCAGTAAGACAATTGTTAAGCCTACTTGTCCAAAATAGACACGATAACCAGGGCCATAGTCAACCTTTAATTCATATACTCCCTCACCTACCGAACGGTAATCTCCCAAATTTCCTAACTCAACTCGTCTCAGTCGCTTCTTAATTTTAGCGACCGCTTTGGTATCTCTCAGCGAGTCTAGCCATTCTTCAAACGGGCTACTACCATCTCCTCTTAAATAGTTTTGTATATTTTTTGGTTGAACTTCCATAACTTTAGCATACCGGCTCAGATCATTAAGAATAGCATTCGCCACCGATTAAAACCGGCGTCTACAAGAAAAAAACCCCCTCCGGGGGTTATACAAGTTAACTATTTAGTCCGTAGGACTTCTTTCGTGTAGGCGCCGGTTTCAACCGGCGACTTCTTTCATGTACACACCGGCTTCAACCAGCACCATTAATCTTCATAATCAAGTCATAATCGCACCACCCAACAACCGGCGCTGACGAAACTGCAACTCAGCCTTCATTTTCGGCCAAGTCTCCAAAGTAGCATCCTTCCCCATCACCTTCTCCGCAGCATCCCTCGCCACAACCAAAACATCCTGATCATCAACCAAACTAGCCAAAGCAAAATCAGGCAAACCGGCCTGTTTCGTTCCCAAAACCTGACCCGGACCCCTTAAACGCATATCCATTTCCGAAATAAAAAAACCATCCTGAGACTGCGCCATAACATTCAACCGATAACGCGCATCAGCAGACGCCTTCGGATGAGTCATCAACAAACAAAAAGACTGCTCAGCACCC includes the following:
- a CDS encoding 3'(2'),5'-bisphosphate nucleotidase, with protein sequence MLYEKEKQVAIKAVLEATKLCKNIGDQSVKKSFNKYDHSPVTLADWGVQAVCCSELKKAFPKDPVVGEEDATKLREPNMANYLAQVTNYVKAFIPDATQEDVLAWIDKGTSGIGSRYWTLDPIDGTKGFLRGDQYAIALALIEKGQVKVGVLACPALAINTAQSTQGQGILFVAVRGQGSTVTSLNGEELYSIHINLSNNLINSRYVESVEAKHSNHFLQAAVARELGISSPSLRIDSQVKYGMVASGLAAFFIRIPTSEFLDYKENIWDHAAGSIIVEEAGGCVTDIYGQPLNFSVGKKLASNKGIIASNPTIHNKIVYSLQQIQSINSST
- a CDS encoding 2-phosphosulfolactate phosphatase — encoded protein: MKIQNHTKFTFEYFIVSGSQTPGAYTAKTKHIDESLLSDTAIVFTDVIRTATTLVAAGAAGCKAIELKVKPKTEEYNLTPSVLPDLKWFYGGEENGNAIFGGNIRNSPLSIYPSQLEGNCLQFFSTNGARALAAITHSSPRAVYMMCEPNVEVTMKELISKSYQRISFVGGGLYDSACVEDNYCCGRAIQYLLDSGYFYIEQINDEARIMLNFAKPYLNNLDLLIQTISNSYLGKLLGYIDRSEDIAASIRGDGVQVEVWNRMQNTIMQLQWFGNVPLFIPRVL
- a CDS encoding type II toxin-antitoxin system PemK/MazF family toxin; translated protein: MTTFNRGDIVLVLFPNSDLRTAKRRPALVVQRDHLNTGIPQIIVAMITSNLTRAGHPSRILITLATPESQQTGLLTDSVIMIDNLVTLLENEIDRKIGIFLNMSTVDSALRHTLGL
- a CDS encoding transcriptional regulator, encoding MKELKVPTSRSYHDYLISSLKSSESAASYLEVMLELEEEGREVELLRTGLKDVVDAYLQMNNLSDKAKLLYEKLDQLLSESGGEEIYTLIEFLDALGFGLGVKVKD
- a CDS encoding type II toxin-antitoxin system RelE/ParE family toxin; the protein is MEVQPKNIQNYLRGDGSSPFEEWLDSLRDTKAVAKIKKRLRRVELGNLGDYRSVGEGVYELKVDYGPGYRVYFGQVGLTIVLLLCGGDKSSQNQDIKQAKKYWVDYERTQSPNQ